Genomic segment of Arctopsyche grandis isolate Sample6627 chromosome 3, ASM5162203v2, whole genome shotgun sequence:
cacataactgcatacacagataaagatatggaattattaagcaaaccatccttggtgataccagttgaaatgcaaaggtatacatggacacaaatataaaaacgaactcgtaccttttttagtttatgagtaaaatatatgtaaatagcatagttatatagtaataataaaaataataaattatatagccatacgtacataattgtttgcacatacattataatatgtgatgcagaccagtagacaataaatgcatagataattattaggttattaaaatttaatattgcacttagtcatttgattttgcaaagatctgattcttttgagatttgtatgatattggagctcgcactttttctaatcatgatcttgcaatctttaacccacaagtaggcgtagttatattcagttttcaattggcgtgctcgcttcaataataatttattcgttggtgtaaggtgatccgttacgtatagggtggtgggcgggcctggaatattgatgtcgttggtggtgatgccgcggcgggcgcgcacggccgccatcagcaggtccttacgacggcgctgagtgaaccgtacgaccactgatgacgtgcgcacactcacatcgctgttgccctctcgctgttgctgttgctgtgaacctgcaacgccctgggacgggtacggccgcacacggtgtatggtgtcaatatctgtgtcgcacaatttgtgacccacgacagcacataagtcatataatatagacactagattttcaccctttttcataggtatgccggatatttctacattgttttttctagagaattgatcttgcagattgttttcttgtttcagttcaacaatagtattttgcgcctcaattaaacctttatttacatcagaaaagcaggaaattttcttttcagcagtggttagtctcccatcaaattcatcagacttagcctctattgtgaataatttattgtttatgtctgtgattacagattttatgttttcaaactcatttttcatggtattaaagtctgctcgaaagcatttaatttcattaagtatatcaaataaagatggctgaggactgatgactgaatcttgagaactgagcattagtgatgaggactgagacggcggaagggggttaggatggatacggcaagaaacgcatcgccatttttccttattctttgacgtcatttttttgtattttgtttccgaaatccccacacaatcatggtggaaaggttcttcacaaagctcgcacagcacataattagtcaacaacacaacacttttgcatttatagcaaatcattgttaagtattattagttattagcgtcacaatttataatttaaataagagaatattctcaaaatttcgcacaaaaatatgtatgaaataaatagttttttgtttaacaatgttgcattatgctgtaatattgtaaatatgctctgggttcgagagttaatatataatttcagaaatcagtttgatcacgttcgttgccaaacgaatattatttgaagaaacaaaagaactttttttttttttttttttttttcttcttcttttttttttttttttttttcaagtgaaaattatctttaaaatataaccttagaaatcagtttaaccactgtatttaatcacaattgcaaaaattttaatcaaaaattaaagcaacaccaataactctacacaatatgcaaagcacgacaccattaaccgacaatatttacgaaaaaagcATCCAAATAGCGGACGAGCAAAACAACGAACCAGCTAGTTATTATGCTACCTAGCAACTGTTGTATGGTAGGTAGCATAATAATAGGTAGCATAGTATGTTGTTATGCTACCTAGCAACGTATGCTTTAATAATATTGCGGTCTAGTTTAGCAGCAATAAAATACTTGCATAATTATTGTTTAAGATTTagtaccatatgtatgtacatattctggAAAAAATGTAGTGATAAAACACTTTTAAGTTACATGGTATTATAAAGTTTAACTTTCCATTCCTCTACTATAGGTAAAACACGATATATACACGCACTATAAATTCAAGCTTTGaatgttaattaatttatatggtGACCGAGTAAacaaatgtgtatgtacatatgtataatttatttaacattagctgtattacccggcttcgctcggtatttgtaatataagccgcttaaacatgactaatctaatagtaaacattttattaaatttatttgaatagttttattttatataaatttatttgaatacttatttgtttttttattaaattgtctgtcacgaacaaacaaacatataaagtaagtctcataaaaaattatatgtatacgaaattatatgtataccagaatccggcgcctgcgcccccgtggCTGTGCCCCCCACGGCTGCACCCCTTAGAGCTTCGCCCCTGGCGCGAAggtggcttcgccctcggcgcctttgcccccggggactttgtacatacatacatacatgaaaagtctctttcgaaattatatgttagatatgtttaataataccgttatatttgaaaatggtggaagtccaatttttacttccaaaaacattatttcagtTCGACCTAatacacaaattgttatcactacttttaattcgatatgcccAGAATCTTGGAAtggcagaataaacttattacaggccaccagtatttttatatattgtagaaCGCAATACATTATCATATattaatatcgctattctgtatctctgtctgtctgtctgtctgagataacgctagccgtactataatagacgtttcgattcgacatacatatgtatgtacgtcacagccaaaccaatgccaacaaaacgtatcaaatatacaatacaaatataatagcaaaagaaaaaaacttctacatgtactgtttgctaccaatgtttcctctaggcaaatagacggcgTTAAGTATCTGagcgtttaccgccatctattgaaaatttatttagttaattaatttttctattggtgttttatattgtttatatgtaagtaggtaggttttttcatttttttcatattaaacaattaaattaaatatatttaaaaggtatttgaaaaaaacacCTCGctcgtatttgaaaaaaaaagcgaggtgaaactaagaatagccttacaatacaataaattggTCTTTATAAATAGCAGCTCTGCAAGAAAagctaattttaattaaagcgaATGAATCCACTTCAGTCCCGTTGTTTCTTTACGGAACTGACTATGTAATGAAACATATTAGTACAAAAACTCAGACCGTATTCAAAATggacatacacaaaacgtaacACATTTGTATCGgacaaaatatttgttttggCGATATTAAATTTTCGACGTGGCATTTTGCGGCGAGATTAATAGGCGCGTTTGGGGCCCTCGCGCGTGCCCTCATTTCGCGCCAAAATATAGGAACCGTTGGGAAGGGGTTGTTTCTCGTGTTTGAAATATTGTTGTTATCGATGTGAAACCCTTTAAGACCCCCTTCCCTTTTTCTCCCACCACGTCTTGACATGGGATTCAGGGGCTGAATCGTTTTGATCATTCGCGCGGCTCGAGCGTCGGCTTTTCGCGATTTATGATAAACGTCCGGCATAAACGCGAAACAAGCGCTTGTCCCGTGTTATTTTGCTAATAGCATATTGCCAGAAGTGGCCGTATTGCGGCCCGCGAACCGCATGTGGCTCTATCTGTTGTGcgtatataaatttacacaatATCAGCAACGGAGCAAAATAATACTTCTGTAAAAATGGTATTGTCTACCAGGTGGTTGTATGATTATTCCTCACAAGAGGATTGCCCACACAATTATTATTCACACTCTTATTGATCTCACAGAGAACATTTAGTAAAGAAGGCAATAATCGTGTGGGCACCCTTCTTGTGGGAAATAATCCATTCACATGAGCAGACTATGTAATTGGATTACGAAGAAATATCTGGAGGACCGCGTTTCGATTGATAATGAGGGAGGAGCAGTTCATATTCATTGAAATTTGGTAGTTTAAtttcttaaatacatattataagttATATTGAAGTCAAGAAAATTAATAGATTTTCAGGTcaaaaaaaagaacaattaaaaaataaaaatcatctatgtataaatttgataaagaaatttgcagtatttttataaatcagcaaatttgtgatgctgaaaactcaaaatttgcgagaaatgggacaaggttgccaatttcttGGACCCAATTTaaagaaattagaaaaaatggcaaactctaataggaaatgatcaacctggagtcacatatccagcAGCACTGTGCAGGGATTTAAGCCCTGACCACTCGGTTGATagcatttaaattataatcacTGATCTATGCTACTTACATATAATTGTACAGTacaaacatgcaaaaaaaccCATTTCATTGTAttggatttaattaaaataattaaatataatatttcaaatataataaatatttacaaattgaatttctttatactattatgcatttatgtacatatgtatgtatgctcaaaaatattaatacatcaatattttcattcacATGAAATCTATTCAATATATTCGTTCCAACGATTTCTCTAGAATAATAAGGTATCTTtatggatacatatgtacatacatatatgtacatatgtataccatagGATATTTGGCTACCCTCGATATGTATTTTGTCTGCTCGAATATCCGTTTTCACAAGGCAGGGCTTGTGACGATAGTattatagtaataaatataatgcttcGTAgaagtaatattataaatagactCGTGTTTACACCaactaagtatacatatgtattgacaaGTGCGATGGAATTTATCGAAAGCATCTACTATCAACTTTGAAATTGGATGCGAGGAGGTCCCATCAACGTCTGCCTGTCACGCGCGCCTCGACAGTTTGAGAAACGCTTGCGCATTTTTTTACGTCGCTAAGAAATGGAAAGTCGCTGAAGCATCCGGGGGTGAAAATTTCCCGAAATTTGACAGTCACCGTAGTACCGTGtgcacaaaaataaataaataccttttATCCAAAACACTCCATGGATGATTGGCAGATCTGgaacaaaatgaaatattattattatttattgttcagTATCTGGAAGACATTTATATTTCACGGTAAAGTGCCGAAGACGTaagtaattatattaaaaaagcaaatgtaaaaaaaagagagagacgggtcgttttttttattttattttctattgtttatttatttcattccaTTCGCTTTATTAGCTTATTTTAAATTCGTTGAGATCAACCTGTTAATAAACTACTTGAATGAAGTATTTCTAAAGTCAAAACTATTTAATTAGTTTAGTCAAatacatagctcggtggttgcgttaatgctaaccacctagaggttgccgggttcattcccgtgggttgaccttgaTTAAAATGAAtctattccgagtataatctgttGTActgatggtcagacttggatatttgtgactccaagtcgatcgattcctatctgagtttgcgaatttatgtgatttcattgttgaaactgttccttCATCAAATTTGCATAACCATCCtactcactatgtcaccactatttgaatatgattacaacatttatctatatatataaaaatcaatgtttgtctgtctgtctgtctcaaataagctcctaaaccactgaaccgattacgatggaaaaaacctcttaataataatattcgtagttACGGTTTTATCGACGTAAAAGTATGAAGcaccagtgtgtagttaaggaaatgtgtactTTGGTAACTAACTTGCGCGTGCGCTGCCAACCCTTACATTACATACCACTCATATCAACCTTACATTACGTaacactcataacaatcctacatatatataaaaatcaatgtttgtctgtcacgtatgcgttcctataccgtactataatttcatttgatttttaagtattaatttgaaacagaAACATTCACTtttcgaaacgcatcgagaaacgggaacgggaacgggaattgcatgcgttattgtacgatgggaCAATGGAACTcccaggatttattgtatgcatgtccgggaagcttactatgaaaaaaatcggccaaaaatgGGAACAGAAacggaaaaacgggaatgagtggcattgcaacgcaataatttcaaatgttttcgggtcgcgacatgcgttgttagggtaaaataaacaaataattgaataatttcatatgTGTTcgatgcctgcgtttttccgaaagttggaaacgggaacgagaacgataACAGGAACgggacgagaacgggaatgggaacgggaacgggaattgcatgcgttattgtggcattgcaagcatgccgggttcagctagtaatctatacatttatatatgtccataaatatgtaaaagtctaataccatagatgtcgcgcTCAAGGGCGACCCGTAATGACATCgtcataatttattaaaaaaaaaacattaactcGTCTTCAGAAAGGCAAAATTTCatgaaaatcatttttacaAGAACTATTATTACATGTATATCATGGAATATAATccatgaaaataaattgaaaagttaatactaaataaaaaataaattttatttacaattacatGTCAGAAGCTAAGCTGAAGTTGTAAAGCTTTTCAAAAAAACCATCAGGCATCTCAAATGTGACTCACTTAGCATGAACGTTTCGTTTAAATCTGGACTAGATTTACAAAAAGTGTGGTACTACATATGTTGGTCAATTATCAATTGAATTAGTAAACAATAAAATTGGCTTACAAAATGGAATGAGCGACTAGTCGAATTAATAAAACTCCAACAATTTTGTTGTacttgaattatatgtatgtatgtatgtaagtatgtacttcTGAGAGTGTCAAAGGCATGCGAACGAACTGCGAAAAATGGGCGTTGGAATGTTAAAGAATTAGAGGAATTTTCATCTAGCAGTTAATGACGGTAAAATATCACTAATAATTatgacaaaattaaaattctaacCGAGCATAAATATAGGGCAAATCAGCAACATCTTTCCTAATGTCCAAAAAGTCGAAagtgaaaacaaatcaaattacaaaatacacacaaacaaatcCCAAATGAGCCAACGCACGTCCAACTGCTGAATACTGAGGAGCGTGCGTGCCGAGAATGCCAAAATCTGTCCCATGCACTCCTGAGACGCGCATTCCGCACGATTTACTCGTCCAGCTGACCGATATTTCTCAGTGCACACTGTAGATTTGCCATTAGGGTGCGTCTAAACCACAATGTCGTACGTGCTCGGAATGAGGACCAGATTGATGCCGAACGTCGCTCATCCGGTCGAAGATCCTAAATTGAGAacttaataaattcaaatattgtaatgtATTTCTAAAGAAATACATGTaggattttttatatttgatttaaattaaaatcaaatcgaACGTCTTTGAATAAAGTGCGAAGAACATTGAGAAGGCGGGTTTCGTGGAACGTGCATTTCCAAGTGACTCACACAAACTTTCATTTACGAAATgtcgaatttaaaattcaacgtAAACTCTGTAAAATATCTAAACGTAAAGCAAACGACCTCAGCAATCATgctattgtataataatgacCACACTTTTAAGTGTTTGTATTCCTGAAACGGATTATTACCTTACTAAATGCTTTATCACTTTTTATCATTTTGCAATGTTAGGCTATTGATCCACATCGATGTTTGAAAACAATgaataatagaaaatgatttattatttactgaTTATGAACCATTGAATACAAATACGATATTGTTTCAATAtcattatttgttattattttttcggattttcaaactacatatgtatgtacaatcgaTCCTGTTATAACGCAATAGATCGGTTCAGCAAAAATGCATAAGAAATGTAACATTAAAACGATAAGagaaaaattatgataaatagcctgaatcatattttattacagtttaactatgtatgtactatgtataatgGTTCCAAATTCTGACTAAattcattcaccatccactgctggatgaagtcctttcaaacacgcttccatttgtttccgttttgcgcaactttcatacaaacagcagcgtggactattggttagcaatgttagcatattatgctttcaagcagagtggtcatggttcgattcccattattagctgctggccaaaccttggtttgtgacttcaggtcgatcttttcctatcagagtttgccaatatttctgaaacggttcttgtaaaattgacaatctctcttgcaaatgtcaagttattcagcgtcttgaaaaatttctccatagttGTCACTGTAcatgatgtttgtatgatttcgcattgtataaatgcttgtaatgattttattgatcgtattgtatctgtattagtacactcgtctcTTTGGAGCGATCGGTAAAGGCGAGTATagatgttcgattgaaataaaaaataaaatctcccCCACAATTGTTTTCTAATATCGTCCACCCATTTCATTGCAGCCTTCCTTTCACTATcttacattctttcgggtaccattcgagcacttccattgtccacctttcgtccatttttataattatgtaaccTCATAGCAATCTCATAGCAAACAGCCGAGCATACATCTCCTTCcaacttaaataaattacaatttacacTATACATACAATTAGCAATACAATGATCAACAGTGTTAAAACTTATAGttggtccgctgtaggaagacactaAGGAAAAACGTATTTGTTGGCCCTTACTCTCAATCAATATCATTTCGTACGGACAATAGAAAATTGTACATGCTAAATACTATTAGTCGAAATGCAGTGTAAGGGACAGCATGTATGTGCGTTTTACCTCAGTGTATTCCTACAGCGGATTGACTATAGACAGAATATGagcaatttgtataaaatattgatgtaatattatgtaaatattgaatctTGCGGTATaatgaagtataatgtataaacTATATTTGATTTAATGATATCAGTCTGAGGATTTTACTTTATTCAGCCGACTAGGGTAGTAACAACAGGTACAATATCTGTAGAGCATGATGACCCAGAAATGGTGAAGAGGAGCAAATCAGCTCAATATGCAAAAGAGCGAAACTTCGATGGAAGCCGGTTCTAATATTAGCACAAAATATGTTCACCACGAGAATTTTGATTACCAGATCAAATCTTAGATAAGGGaaaagaaattaaatacataatatatgtaatgattaattaaaaaagtgcTTATGTAGTAAATCAAAAGTTGATaataataactacatacatacatatacattcaagATGATAAAGAAAGTATTAAAAGGTCGTTAAACAATCATTGCCGTCcttatcaaaaattttcaagaattttTATAATGGTTGATGACCTTCCAAACTCAATATCCTAATTAGTATGCTCACCAGTACTGTCAGTGTTTCAAGGGCGGTTTTTAAAGACACATATTTTCCATCATCTCCACACACACTCTCATTTTTGTGAATAGACGAAAAGCGTTGATTACACATGTATTCGCATAAATAGCACCGTCAAAACTGAACCAGCTAAATGCAAATGAAGAATTATTCTGTTCACGTATCGCCAGCCTCGCTCCTTCCCGGTGGCGCTGCGCCGGTACCACATAATTTCACAATCGGATGGCCGAATCAATTCCAATGTCACGCCAGCAAAATACGGCCTTATCATCTGATGAATATCGATAGCAGAAAGATACGAAAGATCTGTCGCAAGCGGCGAAAGTGTGTGGGTTCATACCTGGAACTGGAACACTATCGCTTGCTTATAAAAACGGTGTACGAATAGAAGACAATCAGTTGACAGATCGACACGTCCAAATCACACAATAATCAAAATGAAGGT
This window contains:
- the LOC143923300 gene encoding uncharacterized protein LOC143923300, whose protein sequence is MICYKCKSVVLLTNYVLCELCEEPFHHDCVGISETKYKKMTSKNKEKWRCVSCRIHPNPLPPSQSSSLMLSSQDSVISPQPSLFDILNEIKCFRADFNTMKNEFENIKSVITDINNKLFTIEAKSDEFDGRLTTAEKKISCFSDVNKGLIEAQNTIVELKQENNLQDQFSRKNNVEISGIPMKKGENLVSILYDLCAVVGHKLCDTDIDTIHRVRPYPSQGVAGSQQQQQREGNSDVSVRTSSVVVRFTQRRRKDLLMAAVRARRGITTNDINIPGPPTTLYVTDHLTPTNKLLLKRARQLKTEYNYAYLWVKDCKIMIRKSASSNIIQISKESDLCKIK